In a genomic window of Thalassophryne amazonica chromosome 12, fThaAma1.1, whole genome shotgun sequence:
- the LOC117521315 gene encoding transmembrane protein 200C yields the protein MIATGGLLRMHRRQDSLRSKNRAENKRKRKAKKKKKKTDVVVVKGKLNLCSPAGLVAAVGVIILIVGISMAVLGYWPSSNPHGYQYRSSGSHQAKRTSGSKSQSHPSNLTSDKVVTGKTKVYNQSHANSSSAGPTPHCGFLCDFLDNYLYSDNLKVFGPLVMGIGIFLFICANAVLHENRDKKTKIINLRDIYSTVIDLHSIKSKEYSPLNGLVNYTQSRSADGPSSSRAAPGLHTRSSWPSTGHGFPGELGGDEPARRPSLADRPRSWSRDVQTFTDTVYSIYKDCNSSQQTAKPKQWETTSIVTSSVNAFTLPVIKLNNCDVQESDRGEVRGRTQEGIVVEAAAENSEGGHSEETDTKQKDTSTADQHEDIPADTADQQGAPQAQQQPQWSSPVKLFPPSPVAREMGSRLSLNSLTDQPRSARRCSLSVSACRQGDRTRRFSCPRLEHSSSKGYIKLNDLTGESFDTADTDPPSATPEHEETMDTVAEGVAQGEEDQLAPDTAAES from the coding sequence ATGATAGCCACCGGTGGCCTCCTGCGCATGCACCGGCGCCAGGATTCCCTTCGCTCTAAAAACCGAGCGGAGAACAAAAGGAAGCGGAaagccaagaagaagaagaagaagaccgaCGTGGTGGTGGTGAAGGGGAAGCTCAATCTGTGCTCCCCGGCTGGTCTGGTGGCTGCTGTTGGAGTTATAATCCTTATTGTGGGGATTTCTATGGCCGTGTTGGGGTACTGGCCCAGTTCCAACCCACATGGGTATCAGTATCGCAGCAGTGGATCGCACCAAGCCAAGAGGACAAGTGGCTCGAAAAGTCAGAGCCATCCTTCCAACTTGACCAGTGATAAAGTTGTCACTGGCAAGACAAAGGTGTATAACCAGAGCCATGCTAACAGCAGTTCCGCGGGTCCCACACCTCACTGTGGCTTCCTCTGTGACTTCCTTGACAACTACCTGTACTCTGACAATCTGAAGGTCTTTGGACCGCTGGTGATGGGAATCGGCATTTTCCTCTTCATTTGTGCCAATGCAGTCCTCCATGAAAATCGAGATAAGAAAACGAAAATCATCAACCTGAGGGATATCTACTCCACGGTTATTGACCTGCacagcataaagtcaaaggagtACTCACCTCTAAACGGCTTGGTGAACTATACGCAGTCAAGGAGCGCAGATGGTCCATCAAGCTCACGCGCGGCTCCTGGACTGCACACACGCAGTTCCTGGCCCTCTACCGGGCATGGCTTCCCGGGCGAGTTAGGCGGAGATGAGCCGGCCAGGCGCCCGTCGTTGGCCGATCGGCCACGGAGCTGGTCGAGAGATGTTCAGACGTTTACGGACACTGTCTACAGCATCTACAAAGACTGCAATAGCAGCCAGCAGACCGCCAAGCCCAAACAGTGGGAGACCACCTCCATTGTCACCTCCTCTGTGAACGCTTTCACCCTACCTGTCATCAAACTGAACAACTGTGACGTGCAGGAGTCTGACAGGGGTGAGGTGAGGGGTCGCACACAGGAAGGAATTGTCGTCGAAGCTGCTGCTGAAAACAGCGAGGGAGGCCACAGCGAAGAGACCGACACTAAGCAGAAGGACACCTCGACAGCAGACCAACATGAGGACATACCTGCAGACACGGCTGACCAACAGGGAGCGCCGCAGGCCCAGCAGCAGCCACAGTGGAGCAGCCCGGTGAAGCTGTTCCCTCCATCACCTGTTGCCAGGGAAATGGGCTCACGACTGTCACTCAACTCCCTGACGGATCAGCCCAGGTCTGCACGCCGCTGCAGCCTGTCTGTGTCGGCGTGTCGTCAAGGAGACAGAACCAGGCGCTTCAGCTGCCCTCGCCTGGAGCACTCCAGTAGTAAGGGCTACATCAAACTGAATGACCTCACGGGCGAGTCCTTCGATACCGCAGATACAGATCCTCCTTCAGCTACTCCCGAGCATGAAGAAACGATGGACACGGTGGCAGAAGGAGtagctcagggggaggaggaccaGCTGGCACCCGACACCGCTGCAGAATCCTAG